Genomic segment of Candidatus Chlorohelix allophototropha:
AAAACCTACCGCTATTGTAGTGACAACGACGATAGCGCCTGACCCAACGGTAGTTGCCCGAATCGTGTTAGGCTCAGCAGCGCCTAGCACAACCGAAGCCACTACTGTTCCGGTTACCACCACTCCGCCTCCTATCGTCTATCCACCGGTAAAACTAGAACTGACGGTAAATAGTGATGGCAGCTGGGTTCAGGTATGGGTGGACGACAAATCTATGCTCAATGAGTTAGTAAAGGGCAAGTCTCTTTCTTTTGAAGGTAAAGACAAAATAGAGGTCGCTCTCGGTAAACCCGGTGCAGTCAAACTACTGGTCAATGGTCAGGAGAAACAATATGCTCCACCCAATTCTGGTACGGTAGTTAAAGCCTTCAAATCTGATGGCTCAGAGGGAATCGTCAACCGCTAAGAACTTCCAAAGAGCTATAATAAATTTGAGTAGGGATGCGGACACCGTATCCCTACAGTTATTTTCATAGATATGGTATATTATCCCTTGCTTTTAAAGGGGGATTTTTAACTGCGAAGATCGGGGAGATATAATTATGGCTTCGAGCTTTTCGTTTGATGTAGTGTCAGATTTCGACTATCAGGAAATGGTTAACGTAATTGATCAGACTAAACGTGATGTATCAACCCGTTACGATCTGAAAGATACCAAAACCGAAATTGAGCTTGAAAAAGAGCAAATTGAGATAACTACCGCCAGCGAAATGTCTTGGGATGCAATTAAAGACATTCTGGAAACCAAAGCGGTGCGGCGTAATCTTTCGCTAAAAATATTCGAGTACGGCAAACTGGAAGACGCTTCCGGTATGCGCAAACGCATCGTTATCAAGCTTAAAAAGGGCTTGAATCAGGAATTGGCTAAAGAAATCAGCAAACTGATTCGTGATAACTCCAAAGCGATACCCCAAATTCAGGGTGACACGGTGCGAGTTACCAGCAAAAGCAAGGACGAGTTGCAAGGTATTATGCAATTGCTAAAAGGCAAGGATTTTCCGGCAGCATTGCAGTTTACCAATTACAGGCAGTAAGCGGCAAGTAACACCTGTTTGCCGAAGGAATAGAAATGAAGCGCAATTTAAGGCTAAATGTACCGATTCAACGGACAAATATTGAGAGTAAATCCTTTTACATTCTGACGCTTGGCTGCGATAAAAATACCGTAGATAGCGAAGCAATGGGGCAGCTTTTAAATGGCTACGGGATGCGAGAAACCCTGAAGCCGGAAAAAGCCCAATTGCTGATTGTAAATACCTGCGGTTTCATCGATTCTGCTACCAAACAATCACTCGACTCTTTGCGCCAACTTGCAGCAGGCAAACAAGCAGAGCAAAAACTGCTGGCAGCAGGTTGTCTGGTCAACCGCGCCGCCGAACTGATAAAAGCAGAAGTACCGGGAGTCGATGGCGTGGTAGGGGCGCTGAAGTGGGATGAATTCGCGCCGATGCTCTCTAATCTGGGAATTGAACTGGATACAGGCAACACCCTTAGCTATGGCTTGCTCAGGCGCAAGAAAAAGCAAGGTACAAGCGCTTATCTCAAAATTTCGGACGGGTGCGATGCCGGGTGCGCTTTTTGCATCATTCCTCAAATGAAGGGTAAACACCTAAGCCGACCTAGCGATACCCTTCTGCGCGAAGTGCGCGAACTGGCAACCGCTGGTGTAAAAGAGGTTGTGCTAGTAGGGCAAGATACCACCTTTTACGGACGTGATTTGGACGAGAAGGAAGGCACAGCGGCTTTATTGGAACAACTTTGCGAGGCTGCGCCCGAAATCATGTGGTTCAGGTTGATGTATGCTTATCCACGTTTCGTAAGCCAGAAGTTGGTGGAAACTATGGCGCGCTTGCCACAGGTAGCGCATTATATTGATATGCCACTTCAACACGCCCATAAAGCTACCTTGCGCCGGATGCGCCGCCCTAGCGACCAAAGCGAAACCATCGGCACAATTGCGCGACTACGCGAGGCAATGCCTGATATTGCGATTCGCACCACCTTTATTGTGGGTTATCCGGGCGAGACTGAAGAAGAGTTTGAATACCTCTTGAACTTTCTAGAAGAAATGAAGTTTGATAATGTGGGCGCTTTCAAATATTCACCGCAAGCTAACAGCCCTGCCGCATTGTTGCCAGATCAAATCGCGGAAGAGGTTAAACAAGAACGTTACGAACGCCTGATGACTTTGCAACAAAAAGTATCTCTACATAAAAATAAATCATTGATTGGTAGTGAACTTGATGTTAT
This window contains:
- a CDS encoding YajQ family cyclic di-GMP-binding protein yields the protein MASSFSFDVVSDFDYQEMVNVIDQTKRDVSTRYDLKDTKTEIELEKEQIEITTASEMSWDAIKDILETKAVRRNLSLKIFEYGKLEDASGMRKRIVIKLKKGLNQELAKEISKLIRDNSKAIPQIQGDTVRVTSKSKDELQGIMQLLKGKDFPAALQFTNYRQ
- the rimO gene encoding 30S ribosomal protein S12 methylthiotransferase RimO — encoded protein: MKRNLRLNVPIQRTNIESKSFYILTLGCDKNTVDSEAMGQLLNGYGMRETLKPEKAQLLIVNTCGFIDSATKQSLDSLRQLAAGKQAEQKLLAAGCLVNRAAELIKAEVPGVDGVVGALKWDEFAPMLSNLGIELDTGNTLSYGLLRRKKKQGTSAYLKISDGCDAGCAFCIIPQMKGKHLSRPSDTLLREVRELATAGVKEVVLVGQDTTFYGRDLDEKEGTAALLEQLCEAAPEIMWFRLMYAYPRFVSQKLVETMARLPQVAHYIDMPLQHAHKATLRRMRRPSDQSETIGTIARLREAMPDIAIRTTFIVGYPGETEEEFEYLLNFLEEMKFDNVGAFKYSPQANSPAALLPDQIAEEVKQERYERLMTLQQKVSLHKNKSLIGSELDVIVEGSGTVDYGARNSRPIWVGRSYRSAPEVDGMVFIEPSRGRLFPEGVRPVIARIRITDATEYDLWGKLV